In the genome of Pontibacter actiniarum, the window CAGCGTCAGGATCTTCTCCGACAGCTTGTTCATGGCCTCGCGCATCTTTTGGTAGTTTACACGGTACTTGCCGGTTTGCTCATCGCGCTCAAAGGCACCGTTCTCCTTAAAGAAGTTAAAGCGCACCATGTTGGCTTTGCCGTGGGCACTGGCCGCACCAAAGCGCACCGAACGGAAAATACCGGCCAGGAACGTGGTGTAATACTCCTTCAGGTCGCCTTCCAGCTCCCCTTTCTCGTTCAGTTGCGTGATCATGTACAGCCCCAGAATGTCGGCTTTGCCTTCTTCCAGCGCAGAGGCGTGCTCTTTGAGGGCCTCCCGCACAGTGCCTTTGTTGTTGACGGTGTTCTTGATACCCAAACCGTGCGCCACCTCGTGGAACATGGTGTTGGCGAAGAAGGCGTCAAATGTTACGTACTGCTGCTGGTCTTCCACGATCAGTTCTTCGGCGATCGGCTCCATGATCTTGTCGAACTTGGCCTTCATCGCGTTCTTCAGTTGCAGGCGGCGTGTGCCTCTCTTTAGCTGCACTTCCTCGTCGTTTGGCAGGTTGATGGCAATGGTCTTGCTGCCCGCGTTGCTGTCGCCGGCGTAGTACACCACGTCGTAGGCGTTCAGGTCGGAGTCGGTGCCGGGGGTCTCCTTTTTATACTTGGCTGCCACTGGCAGGCCGCGCTGCAGCTCCGGCAGAAAGGCTGCATACTTCGACAGCCTCTCGCTCCACTCCATGTCCTTTACCAGCACATAGGCCTCGTGGGCGGCTTTGTAGCCGAACAGCTTGTCCTCGTAAGTTTCGATTGGCCCAATAACAATGTCCAGCCTGTTGTTTTTCATGTCCATCCAGGCAAGGTCAGACGGCTGGTAGTTGTCCGTCAGGAGTGCTTCGGCACGAAGGTTCAGGTACTTTTTCAGGCCCGGATCCTCGGCCAGCCCTGCCGCCTGCCGCAGCAGGTCGGCCGCGCGCTGCACCTCCTCCTTAAACTGCACATGATACGGCACTGTAACCAGCTTACCGTTCTCGTCGCGGCGCAGGAAGGTGTACTGGCTGGCCTTATCCGTCAGGCTCGCCTGTTCAAATTCCTCCTTCGTCATGTTTTCCGGGTAGAAGTTGGCGCCCTCCGGCTTTGGCCCGACACCGGGTATAAAGGGTTCGTTGTTATTCAGGCGGTCCCAGGGGCCGTAGTTAATCTTGGTATATTGCTTGGCTGCCTCACTGTCCAGGGTCGCCAATAGCGAATCGCTTTTACCGTAGGCTTCATACCAGAACAGCTTGTTCATAATGTCAGACGCTTCGATCAGCAACGGGAGCATCTGCTTTTCCTTCTCGCCCAGCTTGCTCAGGTCAGACGTCAGGCGGACGGTTGTGTAGGTGTCGAGTTTCTGCTGCAGGCTGTCTGTGGCCACCGCCTCCGTGGTGCTTGCTGTGCCTTCGGTTGTGTTGCTGCTACAGCCGAAGGAGGCAGCTGCCAGTGCCGAGGCGAGTAGTATGTGATGTGATTTCATTTTGTGGGTTAAGATTAGTTTTACTGTTGAAGATACTATTTTTTGGTGTGAAGGCAAAAGGAGGAGGAGTGAGAGTTTTCCGTGGGGTAGCTTCTAGCTAGTGCGGCTGGCTCCCGCTGGCGCAAGTCTTCAACTCGTATCTAACTATGATGTTGAGTCTGTGACTCAACTGGCTTGAAAAACCATACTTGCATCGTAGCAACTATACTTGTTTCGGCTATACTTCTATAGCATTCC includes:
- a CDS encoding dipeptidyl-peptidase 3 family protein translates to MKSHHILLASALAAASFGCSSNTTEGTASTTEAVATDSLQQKLDTYTTVRLTSDLSKLGEKEKQMLPLLIEASDIMNKLFWYEAYGKSDSLLATLDSEAAKQYTKINYGPWDRLNNNEPFIPGVGPKPEGANFYPENMTKEEFEQASLTDKASQYTFLRRDENGKLVTVPYHVQFKEEVQRAADLLRQAAGLAEDPGLKKYLNLRAEALLTDNYQPSDLAWMDMKNNRLDIVIGPIETYEDKLFGYKAAHEAYVLVKDMEWSERLSKYAAFLPELQRGLPVAAKYKKETPGTDSDLNAYDVVYYAGDSNAGSKTIAINLPNDEEVQLKRGTRRLQLKNAMKAKFDKIMEPIAEELIVEDQQQYVTFDAFFANTMFHEVAHGLGIKNTVNNKGTVREALKEHASALEEGKADILGLYMITQLNEKGELEGDLKEYYTTFLAGIFRSVRFGAASAHGKANMVRFNFFKENGAFERDEQTGKYRVNYQKMREAMNKLSEKILTLQGEGDYAGVGTLLNEQGQISPQLQADLDRLSEANIPVDIVFEQGTDVLGLSK